From Apium graveolens cultivar Ventura chromosome 9, ASM990537v1, whole genome shotgun sequence, the proteins below share one genomic window:
- the LOC141684163 gene encoding phosphatidylinositol/phosphatidylcholine transfer protein SFH6-like isoform X1 produces the protein MSRVYNRFGSPGNGDKGKELQSDCRKKGGEITKEGTFKGKEISAPYDFNTTKKETIGDEKVSSEIEVILNSKELEAIQAFRLALINDNLLPGRFDDQYLMLRFLKARKFDVEQTKCMWANMLRWRRDFGTDAILEDFNFVELDEVRKYYCHGHHGVDKEGRPVYIERVGKVDASKLMQVTTWDRLVKYHVQDFEKRVLIKFPACSISARRNLDSSTVILDVQGADPKKFAGSIGDVMDKMRLIDTNYYPETLHQMFIINAGPVFWMAWNIICKRYVDPKTLTKIQVLGKKYQNKLLEVIDKSELPEFLGGCCTCMDQGGCLRSDKGPWNDPNVLKGIEEQSSRQIGSTIKGGFTITGRGNLCYPQVIGKGISMTESGAVGPEITDPKKKKQPPEQKLIPARDQVVRTVCQDEGLPDCEVDLLYRTINEKAKAGESLQVSHTSKEGLHLPRASALRRLLASFYTALIFVYMGIFPFICSIISQMNRICAPAISALKSITRTRDLVDIEERYDPQTTDSFGEKRHSDPVLKINELERKVNLLLDRSSSMPRKRDDLLNDAVRRVDALESELISTKKALHEALLKQDELFACIDGEEASMSPGKKTTRWCTRKSFKKLY, from the exons ATGTCAAGAGTTTATAATCGATTTGGAAGCCCTG GCAATGGAGACAAAGGAAAAGAACTTCAGTCGGATTGTCGAAAGAAAGGGGGTGAAATTACAAAAGAAGGAACTTTTAAGGGGAAAGAGATTTCTGCACCTTATGACTTCAATACAACAAAAAAGGAAACCATAGGGGATGAAAAGGTTTCTTCTGAGATAGAAGTTATCCTGAATTCCAAGGAGCTAGAAGCCATACAAGCTTTCAGACTTGCATTAATAAATGATAACTTGCTACCTGGTAGATTTGATGATCAGTATCTGATGTTAAG GTTCTTGAAAGCCAGGAAGTTTGATGTTGAGCAAACTAAGTGTATGTGGGCAAATATGCTTCGGTGGAGAAGAGACTTTGGCACTGATGCAATTCTAGAG GATTTTAATTTTGTGGAGTTAGATGAAGTTCGAAAATACTATTGTCATGGCCACCATGGCGTTGATAAGGAAGGAAGACCTGTTTACATCGAAAGAGTAGGTAAAGTTGACGCAAGTAAGCTTATGCAGGTGACAACTTGGGATCGGCTGGTGAAGTATCATGTGCAGGACTTTGAAAAAAGGGTTTTAATAAAGTTTCCAGCATGCTCGATATCTGCAAGAAGGAATTTAGATTCAAGTACAGTCATTTTAGATGTTCAAGGAGCG GACCCAAAGAAGTTTGCTGGTTCTATCGGAGACGTTATGGATAAGATGAGGTTGATCGACACGAATTATTATCCTGAA ACACTTCATCAGATGTTTATTATAAATGCTGGTCCTGTCTTTTGGATGGCCTGGAATATCATTTGTAAAAGATACGTTGATCCTAAAACCCTCACCAAAATTCAG GTTCTTGGAAAAAAATACCAGAACAAATTGCTTGAGGTGATAGACAAGAG CGAGTTACCAGAGTTTCTAGGTGGTTGTTGTACGTGTATGGATCAAGGAGGCTGTTTAAGATCCGATAAAGGGCCATGGAATGATCCTAATGTATTAAAG GGCATTGAGGAACAAAGTTCTCGACAGATAGGAAGCACAATAAAAGGTGGTTTTACAATAACAGGTAGGGGCAACCTCTGTTATCCACAG GTGATAGGGAAGGGCATATCCATGACCGAGTCAGGAGCTGTGGGTCCGGAGATCACTGATCCTAAAAAGAAGAAGCAGCCTCCAGAACAAAAACTGATACCTGCAAGGGATCAA GTGGTTAGGACTGTCTGCCAGGATGAGGGCCTCCCTGACTGTGAGGTTGATTTGTTGTATCGGACTATTAATGAAAAAGCGAAGGCAGGAGAATCTCTTCAAGTATCCCACACTTCGAAAG AAGGGCTTCATTTGCCAAGAGCATCAGCATTGAGAAGACTTCTTGCTTCATTCTATACTGCACTTATTTTCGTCTACATGGGAATTTTCCCTTTTATCTGCTCAATAATATCTCAGATGAACAGGATATGTGCACCTGCAATTTCAGCCCTGAAATCTATAACACGGACTCGTGATTTAGTAGATATTGAAGAACGTTATGATCCCCAAACTACTGACTCCTTTGGAGAAAAGAGGCACTCTGATCCTGTCCTAAAAATTAATGAGCTAGAGAGAAAGGTAAACTTGTTGTTGGACAGGTCAAGTTCAATGCCAAGAAAGAGAGATGATTTACTAAATGATGCTGTCCGCCGTGTGGATGCATTAGAATCTGAATTAATTTCTACTAAGAAG GCTTTGCATGAAGCTTTATTGAAGCAAGATGAACTTTTTGCATGTATAGATGGTGAAGAAGCATCTATGTCCCCA GGTAAAAAGACGACGCGATGGTGCACAAGAAAATCATTCAAGAAGCTGTACTAG
- the LOC141684163 gene encoding phosphatidylinositol/phosphatidylcholine transfer protein SFH6-like isoform X3, translating to MSRVYNRFGSPGNGDKGKELQSDCRKKGGEITKEGTFKGKEISAPYDFNTTKKETIGDEKVSSEIEVILNSKELEAIQAFRLALINDNLLPGRFDDQYLMLRFLKARKFDVEQTKCMWANMLRWRRDFGTDAILEVTTWDRLVKYHVQDFEKRVLIKFPACSISARRNLDSSTVILDVQGADPKKFAGSIGDVMDKMRLIDTNYYPETLHQMFIINAGPVFWMAWNIICKRYVDPKTLTKIQVLGKKYQNKLLEVIDKSELPEFLGGCCTCMDQGGCLRSDKGPWNDPNVLKGIEEQSSRQIGSTIKGGFTITGRGNLCYPQVIGKGISMTESGAVGPEITDPKKKKQPPEQKLIPARDQVVRTVCQDEGLPDCEVDLLYRTINEKAKAGESLQVSHTSKEGLHLPRASALRRLLASFYTALIFVYMGIFPFICSIISQMNRICAPAISALKSITRTRDLVDIEERYDPQTTDSFGEKRHSDPVLKINELERKVNLLLDRSSSMPRKRDDLLNDAVRRVDALESELISTKKALHEALLKQDELFACIDGEEASMSPGKKTTRWCTRKSFKKLY from the exons ATGTCAAGAGTTTATAATCGATTTGGAAGCCCTG GCAATGGAGACAAAGGAAAAGAACTTCAGTCGGATTGTCGAAAGAAAGGGGGTGAAATTACAAAAGAAGGAACTTTTAAGGGGAAAGAGATTTCTGCACCTTATGACTTCAATACAACAAAAAAGGAAACCATAGGGGATGAAAAGGTTTCTTCTGAGATAGAAGTTATCCTGAATTCCAAGGAGCTAGAAGCCATACAAGCTTTCAGACTTGCATTAATAAATGATAACTTGCTACCTGGTAGATTTGATGATCAGTATCTGATGTTAAG GTTCTTGAAAGCCAGGAAGTTTGATGTTGAGCAAACTAAGTGTATGTGGGCAAATATGCTTCGGTGGAGAAGAGACTTTGGCACTGATGCAATTCTAGAG GTGACAACTTGGGATCGGCTGGTGAAGTATCATGTGCAGGACTTTGAAAAAAGGGTTTTAATAAAGTTTCCAGCATGCTCGATATCTGCAAGAAGGAATTTAGATTCAAGTACAGTCATTTTAGATGTTCAAGGAGCG GACCCAAAGAAGTTTGCTGGTTCTATCGGAGACGTTATGGATAAGATGAGGTTGATCGACACGAATTATTATCCTGAA ACACTTCATCAGATGTTTATTATAAATGCTGGTCCTGTCTTTTGGATGGCCTGGAATATCATTTGTAAAAGATACGTTGATCCTAAAACCCTCACCAAAATTCAG GTTCTTGGAAAAAAATACCAGAACAAATTGCTTGAGGTGATAGACAAGAG CGAGTTACCAGAGTTTCTAGGTGGTTGTTGTACGTGTATGGATCAAGGAGGCTGTTTAAGATCCGATAAAGGGCCATGGAATGATCCTAATGTATTAAAG GGCATTGAGGAACAAAGTTCTCGACAGATAGGAAGCACAATAAAAGGTGGTTTTACAATAACAGGTAGGGGCAACCTCTGTTATCCACAG GTGATAGGGAAGGGCATATCCATGACCGAGTCAGGAGCTGTGGGTCCGGAGATCACTGATCCTAAAAAGAAGAAGCAGCCTCCAGAACAAAAACTGATACCTGCAAGGGATCAA GTGGTTAGGACTGTCTGCCAGGATGAGGGCCTCCCTGACTGTGAGGTTGATTTGTTGTATCGGACTATTAATGAAAAAGCGAAGGCAGGAGAATCTCTTCAAGTATCCCACACTTCGAAAG AAGGGCTTCATTTGCCAAGAGCATCAGCATTGAGAAGACTTCTTGCTTCATTCTATACTGCACTTATTTTCGTCTACATGGGAATTTTCCCTTTTATCTGCTCAATAATATCTCAGATGAACAGGATATGTGCACCTGCAATTTCAGCCCTGAAATCTATAACACGGACTCGTGATTTAGTAGATATTGAAGAACGTTATGATCCCCAAACTACTGACTCCTTTGGAGAAAAGAGGCACTCTGATCCTGTCCTAAAAATTAATGAGCTAGAGAGAAAGGTAAACTTGTTGTTGGACAGGTCAAGTTCAATGCCAAGAAAGAGAGATGATTTACTAAATGATGCTGTCCGCCGTGTGGATGCATTAGAATCTGAATTAATTTCTACTAAGAAG GCTTTGCATGAAGCTTTATTGAAGCAAGATGAACTTTTTGCATGTATAGATGGTGAAGAAGCATCTATGTCCCCA GGTAAAAAGACGACGCGATGGTGCACAAGAAAATCATTCAAGAAGCTGTACTAG
- the LOC141684163 gene encoding phosphatidylinositol/phosphatidylcholine transfer protein SFH6-like isoform X2: MSRVYNRFGSPGNGDKGKELQSDCRKKGGEITKEGTFKGKEISAPYDFNTTKKETIGDEKVSSEIEVILNSKELEAIQAFRLALINDNLLPGRFDDQYLMLRFLKARKFDVEQTKCMWANMLRWRRDFGTDAILEDFNFVELDEVRKYYCHGHHGVDKEGRPVYIERVGKVDASKLMQVTTWDRLVKYHVQDFEKRVLIKFPACSISARRNLDSSTVILDVQGADPKKFAGSIGDVMDKMRLIDTNYYPETLHQMFIINAGPVFWMAWNIICKRYVDPKTLTKIQVLGKKYQNKLLEVIDKSELPEFLGGCCTCMDQGGCLRSDKGPWNDPNVLKGIEEQSSRQIGSTIKGGFTITGRGNLCYPQVIGKGISMTESGAVGPEITDPKKKKQPPEQKLIPARDQVVRTVCQDEGLPDCEVDLLYRTINEKAKAGESLQVSHTSKEGLHLPRASALRRLLASFYTALIFVYMGIFPFICSIISQMNRICAPAISALKSITRTRDLVDIEERYDPQTTDSFGEKRHSDPVLKINELERKVNLLLDRSSSMPRKRDDLLNDAVRRVDALESELISTKKALHEALLKQDELFACIDGEEASMSPEQIRKIEI, encoded by the exons ATGTCAAGAGTTTATAATCGATTTGGAAGCCCTG GCAATGGAGACAAAGGAAAAGAACTTCAGTCGGATTGTCGAAAGAAAGGGGGTGAAATTACAAAAGAAGGAACTTTTAAGGGGAAAGAGATTTCTGCACCTTATGACTTCAATACAACAAAAAAGGAAACCATAGGGGATGAAAAGGTTTCTTCTGAGATAGAAGTTATCCTGAATTCCAAGGAGCTAGAAGCCATACAAGCTTTCAGACTTGCATTAATAAATGATAACTTGCTACCTGGTAGATTTGATGATCAGTATCTGATGTTAAG GTTCTTGAAAGCCAGGAAGTTTGATGTTGAGCAAACTAAGTGTATGTGGGCAAATATGCTTCGGTGGAGAAGAGACTTTGGCACTGATGCAATTCTAGAG GATTTTAATTTTGTGGAGTTAGATGAAGTTCGAAAATACTATTGTCATGGCCACCATGGCGTTGATAAGGAAGGAAGACCTGTTTACATCGAAAGAGTAGGTAAAGTTGACGCAAGTAAGCTTATGCAGGTGACAACTTGGGATCGGCTGGTGAAGTATCATGTGCAGGACTTTGAAAAAAGGGTTTTAATAAAGTTTCCAGCATGCTCGATATCTGCAAGAAGGAATTTAGATTCAAGTACAGTCATTTTAGATGTTCAAGGAGCG GACCCAAAGAAGTTTGCTGGTTCTATCGGAGACGTTATGGATAAGATGAGGTTGATCGACACGAATTATTATCCTGAA ACACTTCATCAGATGTTTATTATAAATGCTGGTCCTGTCTTTTGGATGGCCTGGAATATCATTTGTAAAAGATACGTTGATCCTAAAACCCTCACCAAAATTCAG GTTCTTGGAAAAAAATACCAGAACAAATTGCTTGAGGTGATAGACAAGAG CGAGTTACCAGAGTTTCTAGGTGGTTGTTGTACGTGTATGGATCAAGGAGGCTGTTTAAGATCCGATAAAGGGCCATGGAATGATCCTAATGTATTAAAG GGCATTGAGGAACAAAGTTCTCGACAGATAGGAAGCACAATAAAAGGTGGTTTTACAATAACAGGTAGGGGCAACCTCTGTTATCCACAG GTGATAGGGAAGGGCATATCCATGACCGAGTCAGGAGCTGTGGGTCCGGAGATCACTGATCCTAAAAAGAAGAAGCAGCCTCCAGAACAAAAACTGATACCTGCAAGGGATCAA GTGGTTAGGACTGTCTGCCAGGATGAGGGCCTCCCTGACTGTGAGGTTGATTTGTTGTATCGGACTATTAATGAAAAAGCGAAGGCAGGAGAATCTCTTCAAGTATCCCACACTTCGAAAG AAGGGCTTCATTTGCCAAGAGCATCAGCATTGAGAAGACTTCTTGCTTCATTCTATACTGCACTTATTTTCGTCTACATGGGAATTTTCCCTTTTATCTGCTCAATAATATCTCAGATGAACAGGATATGTGCACCTGCAATTTCAGCCCTGAAATCTATAACACGGACTCGTGATTTAGTAGATATTGAAGAACGTTATGATCCCCAAACTACTGACTCCTTTGGAGAAAAGAGGCACTCTGATCCTGTCCTAAAAATTAATGAGCTAGAGAGAAAGGTAAACTTGTTGTTGGACAGGTCAAGTTCAATGCCAAGAAAGAGAGATGATTTACTAAATGATGCTGTCCGCCGTGTGGATGCATTAGAATCTGAATTAATTTCTACTAAGAAG GCTTTGCATGAAGCTTTATTGAAGCAAGATGAACTTTTTGCATGTATAGATGGTGAAGAAGCATCTATGTCCCCA GAACAAATCAGAAAGATCGAGATATAG